Below is a window of Sulfitobacter sp. BSw21498 DNA.
TCAAGCTGATCGACGACCTGAACCTCGTGAGCAACGCGGCCGAGGTCGGGGGGTATCTCAACACCTCGATGAAAGAGGCGCTCGGCGACCACCCGAATGTCGGTGACATCCGTGGCGAAGGGCTGCTGTGCGCAGTGGAATATGTGGCCGATAAATCCAACGCGTCCCCGCTTGATCCTGCACGCAAGGTGGGCGCTGCGATCTCTGCAGCAATGCTCGAACGCGGCGTGATCGCGCGTGCTATGCCCCAAGGCGACATTACCGGCTTTGCGCCCCCCTTCTGCATCACCCGCGAAGAGGTCGATACCGTCGTCGCCGCAACCGCCGACGCGGTGAAAACTGTGCTGGGATAAGCGTCTCGGTTCGCCTTGTTTCGCAGGGCGAACCGCACGTTGGAAAGGGTTACCCTATAAGGGCGCTAACACCGCTCTTGGCCGTTGCAGCCCTTGATCGTTTGCGCAATGACTTACCCAAGCTACGGGAGGAGCGCAGATGCCACATTGGTCACAGGCGATCACGGATCGCATACAAACAGAAACCCATTTCGACGGACGCGAGATCAAGTGCTTTAAGGATCGCCCAGCCGATCTGAACGCCATGCTCGCCGCGGCACTTGCCCGCGCCCCCGATCAAGAGGCCGTGGTCAGCGGCGATACCAGACTGATCTACACCGACCTTGATCTGCAGGTGGGCCGCATCGCAGCGGGGCTGCGTGCGCGTGGCGTGGCCAAGGGCGACCGCGTTGCCCTGCTGCTGTCGAACCGCTGGGAATTCATCGTGACGATGATGGGCTGTTTGCGTCTTGGTGCGATTGCCGTGCCGATCAACATCCGCGAAGGAACGCCTGAGCTTGCGTTCATCTTGCGTCAATGCGGAGCCAAGATCGCCGTGCATGGCACGGATGTCGCCGACCGCCTGCCCGCGCCCGCCGATCTGCCCGCTCTGACCCACCGCTTTTGTGTTGGCGGCACCGCAGCCGGATCTGACGCTTTTGACACGCTCCCCGCCGAGGCACCGCTGGGCGACCCTGTCCCGCTGCACGAAGATGATATTGCGGTGATCCTCTATACCTCGGGCACCACAGGCCAGCCCAAGGGCGCGACACTGACCCATCTGAACATTGTCCATTCGGCAATGCATTTTGAACTTTGCATGGAACTGGGTGCCCGCGAACGCTCCCTCCTCTGTGTGCCTGCGAGCCACGTGACCGGCCTTGTTGCCACTGTCTTTACCATGCTGCAAACTGCTGGCTGCACCGTGATGATGGAGCACTTTGGCGCACATGAATTCCTGTCGCTAACCGCAGATGAAAAAGTCACGCAGACGCTGATGGTGCCGGCGATGTACAACCTCTTTCTGCTGCGCTGCAACGTCGATGACTACGACCTGCAACATTGGCGGATCGGTGGCTATGGCGGCGCGCCGATGCCGCAGTCCACAATCACGGAGCTGTCAGAAAAGCTGCCGAACCTGTGCCTGATGAATGCCTATGGCGCAACCGAGCTTACCTCTGCCGTGACGATCCTGCCGATGGGTTTCGGAACCAAACGCGCAGACAGCATCGGTATTGCCGTGCCCTGCGCCGACATCCGTATCGTTGACCCGCAGGGCAATGAGGTGCCCGACGGCACCCACGGAGAGCTTTGGATCAAGGGCGCGATGACCGTGCCCGGCTATTGGGACAACCCCGACCGCACCGCCAGCGAGTTTCATGACGGCTATTGGAAGAGCGGTGACATGGGGTCGCGCGATGCCGACGGCTTTATCTGCCTGCATGACCGCCGCAAGGATATGATTATTCGTGGCGGCTATAACATCTACAGCGCCGAGGTTGAAAACGCGCTGACCGCCCACCCGTCCGTGATCGAATGTGCCGCCATTGGCTGCCCTGATCCGGTGCTTGGGGAAAAGATGCATGTTTTCATCCACACCACCGATACGGCGCTGGATCTTAAGGCGGTAAGAGCCTTCGCGCGCACGCGGATGGCAGATTACAAAGCCCCCGATTTCGCAACATTCGAACCCGATCCCCTGCCCCGCAATGCCAATGGCAAGATTGTCAAGAACACCTTGCGGGACCGGCTCAAGACCACAGCGTAACGCATGAAAAAAGCCGCAGCGCGCGATCAGGCGCTGCGGCTTTCATCTGTGTGGTATCAAGCGGAATCAGCTTTGCGCTGGTTCCTCGTAAGCCAGTGCATGGTCGCCAAGGTCCATGATGTCCTCGCCGGATTTTTCCCACTCTGCCCGGTCCTCGTCCGTCGCCTTGGGCGAGAACAGTCCGGTTACCGCATAGAACACGCCGATCAACGGTGCGGTCCAGCAGGCAAAGGCCAGCGGGATATAAAGCAGGTTGGTCAGGTTACCATCCATAACCCCCAGCCCCAAGGCCGAGATCACAAAGGCACCGCCTGCGTTCCACGGGATCAGCGGGCTCATCAACGTGCCGCCCTCTTCGACCGCACGGCTCAGGTTCAGTGTCGAATATCCCATCCCACGGTACAGGGGCGCATACATACGGCCCGGCAGCGCAATCGAGATATAAGGATCACCCGCCACCATATTGGTCGCAAACGCCGTCCCGATGGCCGAGCTTTGAACTGCGCCAAAGCTTTTCACGCGGCTGACGATCGCCATAATAATCGCCTCGAGGCAGCCGGTACGTTCCAGCGCACCGCCAAAACCCAAGGCAATCAGCATCAGCGAGATGGTCCACATCATCGACTGGATGCCGCCCGCGTTCAGCAGGCTGTCGATGTCGGCGATCCCAGTGTCGATAGAATAGCCCGACTGCGCAAAGGCAAACACGTCATGCAGACCGGCACCCTGCCAAAAGATCGCGACCAGCCCACCGGCCAGCACACCCGCAAATAGCGACGGCAGTGGCGGCTTTTTCATCAACGCCAGCACAATCACGATCAACGCAGGTGTCAGCGGGATGATCCCTAGGCTGAACCGTTCTTCCAGACCGGCCGTGATCGCATTGATGCTACTTACATCGCCAACACCCTCTTCGATCAGCATGAAGCCAACCACGATATAAATCACCAGCGCGATAATCATCGCAGGCACAGTGGTGGGCAGCATGTTCTTGATGTGGTCGAAGACGTTCGTGCCCGTCACCGCAGGGGCAAGGTTCGTCGTATCGGACAGCGGTGATACCTTATCGCCAAAGAATGCGCCCGATACCACAGCACCTGCGGTCCAATAGGCCGGAATACCAAAGCCCGCACCAATGCCCATCAACGCCAGACCGATGGTCCCGACCGTGCCCCAGCTGGTCCCCAACGATAGCGACACCACGGCACACAAGATCATGGCTGCTGCCAGAAAGATTGACGGCGTCAGCAACGTCAGCCCGTAGTAGATCAACGTCGGCACCGTGCCCGACGCGATCCATACACCGACAATCATGCCCACCACGATCAACACCGCAAGCGACGGCATCGACACGTGGATCACGTGAAACACGCCCTCGCGGATGTCCATCCACGTCTGCCCGCGAAACACACCAAGCAGGGACGTAATGGCCAATCCGAGGATCAGAGGAATATGCGGCGTGAAGTCGCCGTAATAGAAGAGTTGCAGCGCCAGAAGGCCAAGCGTCAGCACGACGGGCAGCAGCGCCAGCGGGAGCGATGGAAGATCTTTATTGTCCATTTTGTCCTCGTTTTTATAGTCTTATTTACTTTTACACACACAGATTCCCTTTAGGGTGGCATTGCAGCCCTGTGATGCCAACCAATCTTATTCTAGGGCGTCTGATTGGAATTTCAGGCAATTTTCCGCTGTTTTTTGAAGGCTCTAGATAAAATCGGTCCCCTGTCACGCTAGAATTATGGAATTACTGGCGGTTGATGCCGCGTTAAAATCGCAATTTTCGCGCAAACCCCGCATTGGGCAGCAAAATTCAGCGCATTACGCTTCATGTCATTGAACTTCCCGCGTAATTATAAGAATTCTGCAATGCAGCAACGAACAGGAATCAGTTTTGATGCATCATTTGTCTCGCACCCGCCCGATGTCTCGCCGCTCTGTTTTGCTCGCAGGGGGGGCCGCTTTGGCTTTCGCGGCTGCAATCGGTGCGCAGGACACTGCTGCATGGGCGCAAACCAGCGATGCGGCAGAGCCTTTTACCTTCGAGTCACTGATCGAACAAGCGCGCAGCCTTGCCGGCGAAGACTATGTCGCGCCGACGCAATTGGGCGACCCGTTTACCTCGCTGGACTATGACGACTACCGCAACATCCGGTTCCGCGAAGACAGCGCGGTCTGGAAAGGCCCCGCGGCGCAGGCTGTGGTACACGCCTATCACCCCGGCTGGCTATTCGACGGCACCGTGGCACTCTACGAGGTTGTAGACGGCAAGGCACAGCCGCTTGGTTTTACCTCGGACGACTTCATCTATCAGGCCAAGGCGCTTGAGAAAATTCCAACCGGCACAGAGCTCCCCGGCGTGGCGGGCTTTCGCATGAACGCGCCGTTGAATGACCCGCAACAGTTCGACGAGATCGTGTCGTTTCTGGGCGCGAGCTATTTCCGCGCCTTAGGGGCGGGCAACCGCTATGGCCTAAGCGCGCGCGGGTTGGCGGTGAACACCGCGACCTCTGAGCCCGAAGAATTCCCCCGTTTCAGCGCCTTCTGGCTGCAACGGCCAAAACCCGGCCAGACGGCAATGACCTTCTTTGCCCTGCTCGAAAGCCAGTCGGTCGTGGGGGCCTACAAGTTCACCGTGACCCCCGGGGCCACCACCACGATGGATGTGACCACCGAATTGTTCTTCCGCCAAGACGTACAGCAGCTCGGCATCGCGCCGCTGACCTCTATGTATCTGTTCGGGCTGAACGATCAGGGCAGCTTTGATGATTACCGCGCCCGCGTCCACGACAGTGAAGCCCTGATCGTGAACACCGGCGAGGACACGCTGTTTCGGGTGCTCAACAACCCGCCGAAACTCGCAAATTCATACTTTGGCGCGCAATCACCTAAGTCCTTTGGCCTTGTGCAACGCCACCGCGCCTTTGACGACTATCTGGATGCCGAAGCCCATTACGAGTTGCGCCCCACCCTCATGGTCGAACCCAGGGGCGACTGGGGCGAAGGTATGGTCCGCCTGATCGAGATTCCTTCGGATCTGGAAGGAAACGACAATATCGTCGCCTTCTGGACCTATAAAGACGGGTTCTCTGCGGGGGACAGCAAAAGCATCTCCTACCGTCTGAACTGGGGCATGACCCCACCCGGCGCGTCTTCTACACTTGCTCAAGTTTCACGCACACTTGCCGGACATGGCGGCGTTGCAGGCGTAAAACCGCGGAATGATCGCCGAAAATTTGTCATCGACTTTGAAGGTGCAACTTTAGCGGAACCAAATGCCGAGAACGTTGTTGAGGCCAATGTAAACATCGTCGGCGGCAAGATTGCAGGACAAGTGCTGCAGCAGATCGACGGCCACGATCATATGTGGCGACTGGTTCTAGAGGTCGTCGCCGAAACGAATGCAATGGTTGAACTGCGTGCCAATCTGGCCGCGGGTGACCGCCGCTTGACCGAGACTTGGGTATACCAATGGCTGAAAGAATGAATACGTCTGTGACATCAACTTCTTCCGAACCAATGACCGACTTTGACCGCTACGCGCCCCGTGCTGCCCCGCTGGATATGCCGCGGCAGGTACTTGAACATGATGCCCGCCCGTCGCTTTTCGAAGTGCTGAGCCGTATCTTCATGCGTAATGCCTGACATGCCCTCTTATGTGCGCGATGGTGCCACGCGGTTCAGCCGTGTCGGTGCCATTTGCTTTGCCCTGCTCTGTGCGACGGCCGCAGCCGCGACGCTTGCGCAGGCGGGTCTTAACACGGGCTTTGATATCTGGGACGGCTTTGCCGTTGCGCTCATTGCGCTTACCACTGCTTGGTTGGCGTGGGGGGCGGGGCAGGCGTTTTTGGGCGTGCCGTCCTTTGACCCGCTGCCCGACATGGACCTGTCCAACGCAGACTTCCCCGCCACAGCGATCCTTGTGCCGATCTGCAACGAAAACCCGACAGAGGTTTGCGCCCGCATCACTGCGATGCGCCAATCCATGCAAGCTGCCAACGTGCCGGTCGATTTTGCGATCCTATCCGATACCTTCGACCCCGACGCGCTGATCGCAGAGCGAGCGGCACTCGCCCCGCTATTCGCCGATGATAGCGCGTCTAATCCAGTCTTCTACCGCAACCGCACAGACCGCCACGGCCGCAAGGCTGGAAACGTCGAAGATTTCATCCGCAAATCCGGCGGGGCTTATGAATACGTCGTGATCCTTGACGCCGATAGCTTGATGGAGGGCAATACGATCCGCCACCTCGTCGCGCGGATGGAGGCAGATACGACCCTTGGACTGCTGCAAACACTGCCCAATATTTTCGGGGCGGGGTCACTATTTGGCCGTGCGATGCAGTTCTCTGCCAGCTTTCACTCACCTGTCTTTGCCCGCGGTCTGGCCCGAATGCAGGGGCGTGCGGGCCCGTTTTGGGGGCACAACGCCATCGCCCGTGTACGCGCTTTGTCGCAATGCTGCGGCCTGCCCGAACTCAGCGGCCCTGCCCCTTTTGGCGGCACAATCCTTAGCCATGATTACGTCGAAGCCGCGTTGCTTGTGCGTGGCGGCTGGCGCGTGGAAATGGACCCGCGCATCACCGGATCGTTCGAAGAAGGCCCTGACAACCTTCTTGCCTTTGCCCGTCGGGATCGTCGGTGGTGCCAAGGCAACCTTCAGCATATGCGTCTGGTCGGTGCCCCCGGTCTGCATGGCTGGAGCCGTTTCGTCTTTATCCAAGGTATCACGGCCTATCTGGTGTCGGTCGCATGGGGCGCGTTCCTAATCGTATCGCTGCTGGCCGCCGCGACCAACGCAAGCCCTGATTACTTCCCCAATGCCTATCAGCTTTTTCCGGTTTTCCCCGACGACAAGACCTTTCAGATTGTTGCGCTGGCCTTTGGCATTGGCGTGCTGCTTTTGCTGCCTAAGCTCGCGATCTTTGGCGAAGCTGCTGCAACGGGGCGCGCACGGGGCTTTGGCGGCGCGCTGCGTGCGCTTGGGTCCGTGTTGGCCGAAATCCTGCTCACCGCGCTGATCGCGCCGATCATGCTGATGTACCAAAGCCGCGCCGTAGCCGAAGTCTTTGCGGGCAAGGACGGTGGCTGGCCTGCGACTGCACGTGGCGAAGGGCGACTGACGCTGACAGAAAGCTGGCGTGCAAGCCGCTGGGTGTCGCTGTTCGGGATCGTGGTCACAATTGCGGTCTATCTGTTAGTGCCGAACCTGATTTACTGGCTGCTGCCTGTGACGCTTCCCATGTCGATCGCCCCGCTGCTGATCGCTGTGACCTCGCACCCCAGCAATGGCCGCGTCTTTACCACGCCGCAAGAACGGGTCACGCCCGCTGTAATTGCCGCCTACCGCGAGAACCTGAGAACGGGTACCGCCCAACAAGGATCGTCGCATGACCCAATCGTCCAACCGGCCTGACGCCCAGCTTATTCCGATCCGGCGTGGCGTTGATCTGCCACGTCGCGCCCGCGATCCACGCATTGATGCCTTTCGCGGGCTGGCGCTGATCATGATCATCATCGACCACATGCCCGGCAACCCGTGGGAGTATCTGACCATCCGCAACATCGGGTTCTCCGACGCGGCAGAGGCGTTCTTTATCATGTCCGGCATCGCCGCCGGCATCGCCTATTCCCCCGCCATCGGTCGGTGGATGTCGGGCGATCTGCGCCTATGGGATGCGATAGCCCCGTTGTGGCGGCGTGCGTGGCAGCTTTATATCGTGCATATCGTGCTAACGGTCGCCGCCATCGGGCTGTATGCTTGGGCGGCGGATACGTTTGTTCGATCCGAATTTCGAGTGATGCACAACCTCGCCTTGCTCTATGAGCAGACTGGTGCCGCGATGGCGGGGCTTGTTACGTTGGGCTACCAAATCGGCTATGTGAACATTTTGCCGTCTTATACTGTCTTGTTGCTGGCAGGCCCTGTTCTGATTGCCGCCGTGCTATATGCGCCACGTACGACGCTGGCTGTCGCGGGGGCGTTCTGGCTTTATGCGGGTGCCACGCGGCTTACCATCCCGAACCACCCCGGTGGCGGCGGCTGGTTCTTTAACCCGCTCACGTGGCAGCTTATCTTTGTGATCGGTCTGGCAATCGGTGTCCGCCACCGCAAGGGCGAACGGCTGGTCCGCAACTCTGCGCTGTTGTTCAAACTGGCGGTCGGTGTGTTGCTGTTCATCGCGGCGTGGCGCTATGTGCCCGGTCTGGGCAGTTTTATGAACCACAAGATGGCGCAACTTGGCGGGATTGGCCTGCCCGCTAATATCGTGACCCATAATAAGTCCATGCTGGCGCTGCCGCGTTTGGTACACGTCCTTGCGCTGGTCTATGTGCTGTCCTGCCTCCCCGTGGTGACACACATATGTGCGCACCGTCTGGCCGCCCCGCTCCGGCTGATGGGCAGTCACGGGCTGCTGGTGTTCGGCCTTGGCACCATTCTGGCACTGGCCGGTCAAATCATGATGGACATCGAACCCAACGTGACGGCTTTGCCGTGGATTCTGCCGCCGGTCGCGGTCGCTGTGTGCTATGTTGCTGCCCTGCTGGCCGAAGCTTCACGTAAACAGCCGCAGCCAAAGCAGCCAGCCGCCGCCACAGCCCCACGCCCCGAGATGGTTGCCAGCAGTTCAACGGCTTAAGGCCACGGCCCCGCCCCCCCATTGACGCAACACCCGATGTGCGAACTTATCCCGTGCATCGGGTTTTCTTTGCGTCCAAGACCACCCATAAGCACAAAACAGTGGAAATAGGGATCATTCCCCTATCTCGTAGCGTAATTTAGAGATGTCGAAAGAGGCCCCCATGTCAGGAACCGGAAAGATCGCGATACCAACCCGAGGGTGGCTACAGTTGATGGCGAGCCTTCTGATGGCGGTGTTCCTGACCCTCTCCCCCCTCGCGGTACAGGCGCAGTCCCTGTTTATGGGGGGTGGGCCCTCTGACAAAGAAACGACCGAAGCGGCGCCTGATGCCGAAGCGAAGGCACCGCTGGATAGCCTGCTTGAGGTTCTGAAAGACGATAACGCGCGTGCGGCGCTGATCGCGGACCTAGAAAAGTCGCTGGACGCTTCCGGTCAACCGGCGGGCGACGAGAACCCCGCGATTGAAACCATCACCGCTGCGGCCGATGCCGAAGGTGTGTCAGTCGGGCGGCAGATCGCGCTGATTACCCAGCAGATCGGGCAAGACACGGTTAACACGCTTACGTCGTTCTGGACCGCGATCGAAGGCGGCGGCGGCGTGTTCGCCGGCCTTAGCGGATCAGAGCTATCGGTCTTGCTAGACGCCCTGCCCGGCCTGCTGGTCGTGATTGCGATCACCGTCGTCTTGTTTCTGGTGCTGCGCTATCTGGCACGCGGGCTGTATGCCCGTATGGGCCGAACAGCTGAACACGTCGGCATCTTCCGCTCTATCGGCCTGTTTCTGGGGTCGAACCTGCTGGATGCGTTTATCGTCATTGTGGCCTGGGCTGCGGGCTATCTGATTACCATCCTCGCCGTGGGCGAAGCCGGTCAGATCGGCATCCGCCAGTCGATGTATCTGAATGCCTTCCTGCTGGTCGAGATGACCAAAGTCATCATCCGGTCGTTCCTGTCGCCCGTCGCCTCGGGTCTGCGGCTCGTACCCGTGGGAGACGCGGCAGCCAAATCGCTGACCCGTTATCTGAGCGTCGTGGTCAGCCTGCTGGGGTATGGCCAGCTGCTTGTCGTGCCCATCGTTAATCAAAGCGTCAACGCGGCTGCGGGTGCAGGCGTCTCGGCACTGCTGTCGGTGATGGTGCTGCTGTATCTCGTCTATATCGTGCTGCGCCGTCGCAAGGCTGTTACCCGCTGGCTTCAAAGCGAGGCGGACCCCGTTGAGGCGACGGCAGCAGAGGGCGTCGATCCGGCTACCATCGCGCAGGCACGGCGCGGGTTCATCGCCCGTATCCTGCATGGGCTGGCAGGCATCTGGCATTGGGTTGCTCTGACGTATATTGCGGTGATGTTCATCGTGGTGATGACCCAGCCTGCTGATGTGACGCTCGAGGCGATTGTCGGGTCAGGCAAGATTTTGGCCGCGATCATCATCGCATCCCTACTGTCGGGCTGGTTGGCGCAGGCCGTGCACCGTGGTATCTCTTTGCCTAAGGACGTGAACGCCAAACTGCCGCTGCTTGAACGCCGCATCAACACGTTTGTCCCGCGTGCCTTTAGCACATTGCGTCTTTTCCTGCTGATCTGCGTGCTGTTCTTTACACTGGACGTGATTGGCATGATCGACATGCGCAGCTGGCTTGAGGGCCAGGTCGGTCTGGCAGTGACCAAGGCGTTGATCTCTGTCGGGTTGATCCTGACGGTGGCCTTTGGCATCTGGCTCGCGCTGACGTCCTTTGTCGATTACAAGCTGAACCCTGAATACGGCGCTGTGCCGACCTCGCGGGAAACCACCTTGCTGACGTTGCTGCGCAACGCGGCGACCATTGCGCTGATCATCCTGACGCTGATGTTCGTGCTTAGCGAAATCGGGCTGGATATCGGGCCACTGCTGGCTTCTGCTGGGGTGTTGGGTCTGGCGATTGGTTTTGGCGCTCAAAAGATGGTGCAAGACATCATCACCGGCGTGTTCATCCAGTTCGAGAACGTCATCAACGTCGGCGACGTGATCACCGTGGGCGGCACCACAGGCACGGTCGAAAAGCTGTCGGTGCGGTCCGTTTCCCTGCGCGATGTGCAAGGGGTGTTCCACATGATCCCCTTCTCGACCGTGGATGTGGTCAGCAACTATATGCGCGGCTTTGCCTATACGGTTTGTGACATGGGCATCGCTTACCGCGAGAATGTCGAAGACGCCAAACAGGCGATGTTCGATGCCTATGACCGGATGATGGCAAACGAGCCTGAAATCGCAAATAGCATCATGGGAGAGCTGGAATGGTTCGGCGTGCAGTCGCTTGGCGACAGCGCCGTGGTTCTGCGGGTGCGGATCAAGACCGATCCGGGCAAGCAATGGGGCATCGGGCGCATGTACAACGGCTATCTCAAGACAGTCTTTGACGAGCGTGGGATCGAAATCCCCTTCCCACAGCAAACCATCTGGCTGGGCGAGAACAAGGACGGCACCACCCAGCCGTTCAAGATCGAAGGCCCCGCAGCCCAAGATGCCGACAAGGGCCCCAAAAAGGCCAAGACGGTGTCCAAGCCGATCAAGGCGGATGATGTGCCCGACAGCGACGGTGACGGCGGCGCCGACCGCTAGCAGCGGTTGATGGATGAGACATAAAAAAGGCCCCCGATCAGCGATGATCGGGGGCCTTTTGTTTTCAAAGTATCTGCGCGGACGCTACATCACGGCTTCGATCAGATAGGGGCCCTTGTGTGCCAGTCCGGTCTCGATCGCCAGTTCCAGTGCCGCGCAATCTGTGACCTGCGTTGCCTCCACGCCCATCGATTTCGCCATCTGAGCAAATTCAAGCGTCGGCTGGTCCAGCGACAGCATATCCATCGCCTTGGGGCCCGCATTGCTGACGCCAACATTTGTCAGCTCGCCGCGCAGGATCTTGTAAACGCGGTTGGCGAAAATCACGATGGTAATGTCCAGCCCTTCGCGTGCCATCGTCCAAAGCGCCTGAACCGTGTACATTGCGCTGCCGTCCCCGACCAACGCCATCACCTTGCGGTCCGGGCAAGCAACCGCAGCGCCAATCGCTACGGGCATGCCATATCCGATGGACCCGCCGCAGTTGTTCACCCATGTGTGCTTGGGTGCCCCTGCTGTCGCGGGGAAAAAGGCGCGGCCGGTGGTGATCGCCTCGTCGATGATAATCGCATCCTCGGGGATGCTGCGTGCCAAAGCTTGCGCGATGCCGCCGGGTTCCAGCGGGCCGCTGGGTTTGTCCGGCACAGAGGCCTCTGCCACATGCGCAGGCGCGGTGCCCGTCGCGTCAGCACCGCTGCAAAGCGCTGCCAGTGCCGCTTCGATATCCTGACCGGTGGTGCACAGATTGATGATCTGCGTGCCTTCGGCGGTCAGGATGGCGGGCTTGTTCGGGTAGGCAAAGAAACCGACCGGCGCGCGCGCGCCCACCAGTACGATGCGTTTGAACGGTGCCAATGTCTCTAGCGCCTGATCAATCGGATAAGGCACGCGGTTGACCACGACACGACCCGCCCCGCGTTCCTGCCGCGCATTGGCCCATTCGCTTAGCAATTTGCAGCCGGTCTTGGCCGCGATCCGCCCTGCGACCTCCAGCATCTCGGCGCTCAGC
It encodes the following:
- a CDS encoding OpgC family protein, yielding MTQSSNRPDAQLIPIRRGVDLPRRARDPRIDAFRGLALIMIIIDHMPGNPWEYLTIRNIGFSDAAEAFFIMSGIAAGIAYSPAIGRWMSGDLRLWDAIAPLWRRAWQLYIVHIVLTVAAIGLYAWAADTFVRSEFRVMHNLALLYEQTGAAMAGLVTLGYQIGYVNILPSYTVLLLAGPVLIAAVLYAPRTTLAVAGAFWLYAGATRLTIPNHPGGGGWFFNPLTWQLIFVIGLAIGVRHRKGERLVRNSALLFKLAVGVLLFIAAWRYVPGLGSFMNHKMAQLGGIGLPANIVTHNKSMLALPRLVHVLALVYVLSCLPVVTHICAHRLAAPLRLMGSHGLLVFGLGTILALAGQIMMDIEPNVTALPWILPPVAVAVCYVAALLAEASRKQPQPKQPAAATAPRPEMVASSSTA
- a CDS encoding class I adenylate-forming enzyme family protein, producing the protein MPHWSQAITDRIQTETHFDGREIKCFKDRPADLNAMLAAALARAPDQEAVVSGDTRLIYTDLDLQVGRIAAGLRARGVAKGDRVALLLSNRWEFIVTMMGCLRLGAIAVPINIREGTPELAFILRQCGAKIAVHGTDVADRLPAPADLPALTHRFCVGGTAAGSDAFDTLPAEAPLGDPVPLHEDDIAVILYTSGTTGQPKGATLTHLNIVHSAMHFELCMELGARERSLLCVPASHVTGLVATVFTMLQTAGCTVMMEHFGAHEFLSLTADEKVTQTLMVPAMYNLFLLRCNVDDYDLQHWRIGGYGGAPMPQSTITELSEKLPNLCLMNAYGATELTSAVTILPMGFGTKRADSIGIAVPCADIRIVDPQGNEVPDGTHGELWIKGAMTVPGYWDNPDRTASEFHDGYWKSGDMGSRDADGFICLHDRRKDMIIRGGYNIYSAEVENALTAHPSVIECAAIGCPDPVLGEKMHVFIHTTDTALDLKAVRAFARTRMADYKAPDFATFEPDPLPRNANGKIVKNTLRDRLKTTA
- the mdoH gene encoding glucans biosynthesis glucosyltransferase MdoH, which codes for MPDMPSYVRDGATRFSRVGAICFALLCATAAAATLAQAGLNTGFDIWDGFAVALIALTTAWLAWGAGQAFLGVPSFDPLPDMDLSNADFPATAILVPICNENPTEVCARITAMRQSMQAANVPVDFAILSDTFDPDALIAERAALAPLFADDSASNPVFYRNRTDRHGRKAGNVEDFIRKSGGAYEYVVILDADSLMEGNTIRHLVARMEADTTLGLLQTLPNIFGAGSLFGRAMQFSASFHSPVFARGLARMQGRAGPFWGHNAIARVRALSQCCGLPELSGPAPFGGTILSHDYVEAALLVRGGWRVEMDPRITGSFEEGPDNLLAFARRDRRWCQGNLQHMRLVGAPGLHGWSRFVFIQGITAYLVSVAWGAFLIVSLLAAATNASPDYFPNAYQLFPVFPDDKTFQIVALAFGIGVLLLLPKLAIFGEAAATGRARGFGGALRALGSVLAEILLTALIAPIMLMYQSRAVAEVFAGKDGGWPATARGEGRLTLTESWRASRWVSLFGIVVTIAVYLLVPNLIYWLLPVTLPMSIAPLLIAVTSHPSNGRVFTTPQERVTPAVIAAYRENLRTGTAQQGSSHDPIVQPA
- the nhaC gene encoding Na+/H+ antiporter NhaC, whose translation is MDNKDLPSLPLALLPVVLTLGLLALQLFYYGDFTPHIPLILGLAITSLLGVFRGQTWMDIREGVFHVIHVSMPSLAVLIVVGMIVGVWIASGTVPTLIYYGLTLLTPSIFLAAAMILCAVVSLSLGTSWGTVGTIGLALMGIGAGFGIPAYWTAGAVVSGAFFGDKVSPLSDTTNLAPAVTGTNVFDHIKNMLPTTVPAMIIALVIYIVVGFMLIEEGVGDVSSINAITAGLEERFSLGIIPLTPALIVIVLALMKKPPLPSLFAGVLAGGLVAIFWQGAGLHDVFAFAQSGYSIDTGIADIDSLLNAGGIQSMMWTISLMLIALGFGGALERTGCLEAIIMAIVSRVKSFGAVQSSAIGTAFATNMVAGDPYISIALPGRMYAPLYRGMGYSTLNLSRAVEEGGTLMSPLIPWNAGGAFVISALGLGVMDGNLTNLLYIPLAFACWTAPLIGVFYAVTGLFSPKATDEDRAEWEKSGEDIMDLGDHALAYEEPAQS
- a CDS encoding glucan biosynthesis protein — encoded protein: MHHLSRTRPMSRRSVLLAGGAALAFAAAIGAQDTAAWAQTSDAAEPFTFESLIEQARSLAGEDYVAPTQLGDPFTSLDYDDYRNIRFREDSAVWKGPAAQAVVHAYHPGWLFDGTVALYEVVDGKAQPLGFTSDDFIYQAKALEKIPTGTELPGVAGFRMNAPLNDPQQFDEIVSFLGASYFRALGAGNRYGLSARGLAVNTATSEPEEFPRFSAFWLQRPKPGQTAMTFFALLESQSVVGAYKFTVTPGATTTMDVTTELFFRQDVQQLGIAPLTSMYLFGLNDQGSFDDYRARVHDSEALIVNTGEDTLFRVLNNPPKLANSYFGAQSPKSFGLVQRHRAFDDYLDAEAHYELRPTLMVEPRGDWGEGMVRLIEIPSDLEGNDNIVAFWTYKDGFSAGDSKSISYRLNWGMTPPGASSTLAQVSRTLAGHGGVAGVKPRNDRRKFVIDFEGATLAEPNAENVVEANVNIVGGKIAGQVLQQIDGHDHMWRLVLEVVAETNAMVELRANLAAGDRRLTETWVYQWLKE